A stretch of DNA from Takifugu flavidus isolate HTHZ2018 chromosome 22, ASM371156v2, whole genome shotgun sequence:
AGTTTATGTACTCGGCTTCAGTCAGACATGATGACACAAGCGTCCTCCACACTGGTGCAGGTATTTGATGTTACTTGATCTCTGGTGTGTAACAAGTTTCCTTCCTTTGTAAACCTCTTGACTCccctgctgttgctgatgtttATTTGACCACATTGTAACCATGTCATAGCTGCCTGCTTTAATACCTCAAAATCAAAAGAGCCTGTGTGTTATTAGCAGTAATCTGTGAGTGACTGTAGTCTGAGTGGACTTGTGATTCATAGAGACTAATTTATCCCGAGAAGCTCTTGATCAGATGACTTgggctctcctctgtctcctccttcctcctgtgaCGGGAAGCAGTGCTGTTTGCTTCATTTCAGGAACTCTCCGTACGTGTCACGCTTCCTCTCTCTTACGCTGTTTTTCTAAGGAGGAAAGGGGGATGAGAGATTTGGATAAGACAGGAAAGATTTTGGCTCTTCCCTGGTGACCAGCTTCCTGGTGCTCAGATAAAACCAAAGTTTTACTGCAGgctgttttgtctttaaatcaTTAATTGTTTTTACTTGAGCTTCATAGAAAGGTATTTTCCTAAATGCTAATCCACACCATTAGACTGAAAGTGTCTTTGCTGAATAAAGAATAGGAAAACTAATAAGCATGTATGGTTTGGATCATCTCTTTGTGGTGGTGTCAGGTTGGATTAACAACTCTGATGCTGCGTAGAACCCAGTTCACTGCTATGGCCTACTTTAAGGGCAGATGATCTGTCCCTGACCTGTGCTGAAACTCTCTAATCAACAATCAATACTACTGCAGCCTTTGGATTATTAACACTTGTGCTTTACCCATGGTCTGCTGCTCAGTCTAAATCAATCATGTCCTGATAGCTGGAGCAAACAGGTTTAGTATCAACTTAATAAAGGTATGTTTTAGTGTCTAAGTGTAACACAATGTTTTATTAAAGTCAGGGCATGCAAAGCTAAATCCTAAACTAAGCAGATTAGCAAAAAGTACATCCTATTCACCATTAGCCTTTATTACAGTTTGGGATCTTGAGAGTTTGCCTGAAAATCTTGCAACGTTTCCCACAATTTAAGGGTGTTGTTTATTAAAATTGGACATTTTTATACACCTTAATACACCTAAACACTCTAGTGAGTCTTTGATGCAACTACTGAAGCATTGTCTGCCCTCTTTTGAGTATTTTTTCCAAACACATTTTGCACTTATTGTTGCAGCCTGAATGAGGTTTTCTCCTGGGACAGTCTTAATAATGCCAGGAAACAAAATAAGTCATGGCAATGACTCAAAGACTTGCAAGTGAATGTTTTATGAAACATAGAAAAGGCTTCCTCTTCGCTGATCCgctgtaaaatattttaaaccACTGCATAACGCTTGGATTGAGCTGTTGCCTAAATAGCTTTATTGTGCGTCACCTGCAGGGAGGTCGCTTCTGGAGGCTGGCTGAAACTTTGTGGACATGGAGTCCGATTCACCAAGCGGCTGCAACTCGTAAACTAGGCCAGCAGCTGGTATGTAAAAAAGACAATGTAAAGGAACGCTGGCAGTGAAACCGGCTACCTTACTCTGTTTTAATTATAGGCATCTCTCCATTCTCCAAACTTTTTTATCAGGACAGTGTATTTGGTCAGTACTCTGTAAGGTGCATTCTAGACCAGGATGTGTTGCTTCAGGAGGATGTAGAGTTAATCGAGCTGCTGGACCCTAGTCTGCTGACCCTCAGCTCCTCGCCCTCTGGATCGCCAGGTCGAGCAAATGCTCTACCCAGACCAAGCTTCATAGCCAGGCCCTCTTTATGGTATGTGTCCACAGTAAAGTAGATAAAATTCAAATGCTTGCTGACGATTTGCTTCCTCAACTCGCCACTGATCACATGAAACAGAAAGGAAATGTATATCCAGGCTCAGAAAAAGATTAGTTCTTGAACTTTGGAATTAGGACACGATCCTGCTGTCTTCACTGGCCATTGCTGAAATGCTGTTCTTTGCTTTCAGGGACACAGCAGGGCTGATTGGCCTGGCAGCAGTGCTGCTGGGTCTCTATACCACAGCTGGGGGCCTGTGGTCCCTGGCTACAGTCCCATGTTGCTTGGCAGTGCTGGGTTGGGTGGGGCTGAGAGGGGTCATGCTCTGGAGACTTGGTTCCATGCAGAGAGCCATCCACACCCAGGCCACACATCTCCAGACGCTCGTCCACAATGGAAAGACTCTGACTGGGCTATCTCGCAAAGCTCTGCGCCTGGTGCAGGAGACCGAGGTCATCTCCAAAGGTTTCACCCTGTAAGTGTTCTAGTGCTACACCCAACCACATATATAACACACAGTCAGTTTAATCTTAGATTAATAACATCACTGCCTGATTGAAGCCTGTTTATTTCAGTCATTTGTCCTGTGTTGGTTAACTTAACTGCCTTACattgactttatttatttaaacttgCCAATCACTATTTAATTCTGCCAGACTacattaaatctaaaaaaaaggtgtttatttGATTCTGCTCCTCAGATTATGACATAATAGCACAATTTTTGATTTCCTGTCTGGATAATGTCACATCTTTATAATCCTCATTTTAGTTAATCTTTGTCCTCTGTCACTGTTTGTGTCCATATTTGTCTGTAGGCAACTAGTGGGAAACAGTGTTTAGCTTTAGTTGCATCTTTATCCTTAATCATGCAGCCACAGCTTCTTATTGGCCACACAGACAGCGTAGATGGATCAGtttctgaaaacatttttctgCAGTTTTGTGTTATAGTACATTTGTCCGCCGTTCGTGTCTGACttgtctctgtctgtccatgTCGTCTGTGGTCGTCAGTGTTCTGTGTGCCGCCCTGCCTCTTTGGGACGTCTCCACAGTTGTATCACATTTCACTTGTCAAGTTTGCTCGACAGGGTGAGTGCGGCCAACTCCTTTAGCAGGGCGGGGCCGGGGGCCATGCCACGGGGCCAGCAGCTGATGGGACTGAGAAAGGCTCTGTATCGGGCCCTGCGCTCAGCCTTCAGAGCCTCACGTAGAGCCACCTGCCACATGCTGAAGGCATATCCTTTTCCTGGAGATGTGACATGTTCACGCATTgagctgttattattattatttagataATGATGCAACTTTTTCACTGTCATCACTCATCACATAAGTACATGTttgagatggtgatgatggtcgTTTAGTTTTAAATTCTGTGACTCACTAATGAATTAATTTATGACTTAATCATATGTTATATAGAAGTGTGTTAACTGTCCTTAACACCTCCCAACGTTCCCCCTAAACTCTGAGATCGATAACGTGACCAACTACGTGTCTGCGGTGCCTCTGAAGGAGCTTGGACTGGGCCTGGGTATTGAGCACCTGAGTGATGAACAGGCTCAAGAGCTGACAGATGACTACAGCCTACCTGCTTTGAAGGTAAAGACTGGAGTGGACACTAAGGAGAGCAACAGAAGGAAATATGAATAGAAACAGCTATGATGATGTAGAGTTCTATATTAAGTCTTTCTGTTTTGGATCATTAGTGCACTAATATTTGTAAATTGAAAAAATTGCTACATTTAACAGACGTGATGTTGTTCTGTAGATGCTTTTCCAGCTGTGGGTTGGACAGAGTTCTGAGTGTTTCCGTCGACTGGCTCTCCTCTTGTCCCCCCGGAGAATTGAGGAGCTAGATGAAGGGGAGGCCTCTGCTACTCCAGCCCCACTGCTGCATCGGTCCATCTTCACAGTGATCAAACCCCTTCAAATCGCTCTGGATAGTTGCCTGAATGAAGTGCAACGTAGTTACGACTTCCACCGACACTTCGAGACTCACCTGAGGAGGACAGGCTCTGACAGAATGGGCAGAGCTAGAGAGAAATGCAGAGAGCTGAACGCCCTTCACACCTCCATCAGAAGTCTGCAGCTGCACCTCAAGGCTCTGCTCAGCGAGTGAGATGCACACAAATGATTTGCTCACGTTGGCGTAAGATTTACCATCAACATTGCTCTGCCTTTGCTGTTAAAACTCCAGGATGATCATCCTGGAGGATGACCTGGAGAAACTGATGGTGTCCAACGAGCCGACAGAGTTGACCTATGAGGGTTACCAGGAGATTAATGAGCGTCTgaaccagctgcagcctcacatgCAGGCcagcagtggctgctgggaggaCACTATTAACCAAGTAGGACACATGTTGAGACGGGCAAACGCCGCGTCAGGTGGGTAAAGAAGCGAGACGACTAAAATATATGTTATTTGTTTGGATTCAACGAGCACCATACACAAATACGAACCCACAGTGTAGAAACACAACAGAATAATGGCACATCCATTCATACTATTTTGGTTTCCACATGTGGTCAAATCCTATTTTTAGCTCGGCTTCCTCCTTTTTTACAACGACACGAGACTAGAAGCAATTATGGAGGAAGTGCCTCCTTCAGAAAATGGGACAAGAAacagagttgttcaacagtgaCTGAGTTTAAGGAGTAACTAATCGCCTGGGTTAAGAACCGACAGTGAGGTCATTTTGTTCAGCTAACGTTAGTGTGTGTCATCTCTGCAGGCAACACTGAGGGTTTACAGCCGAGGGGTCCTTCTGTAGCTGAAATCCCTGCTGATCCTCCATCATACCCATTGATCTTGGACAAAGACCCAGTCCCAGAAGAGCTGGTGAGGTTACATTCCACCTTATATCATGCTTCGTGTGGCTTCCACCTGTAATTGTTCACCGTTCTCTTTGTTCTGAAGGAGTGGGAAGCCTACGTCTCTGACTCAGACTCCGATGGTGAGGGTCGGGGATCTTGGCCTGACATGTTGTCGCCGGTAGAACGGGAGCGGCAGCGTCGGGAGAGGGAGGAGTCCCGGCGCGTCCTGTTCGAACTCAAAGCAGTGCTTGGCTTCCGTGCATCTGAGggggagaggatgaagaggaagcagctgctCTTCGATGACCAAGGTCTGCAGTGACGTATGACTTCTCAAGGCCTTGTTATGCTTCTGTCGGCAACGTAAACACCTTTCCTACGGGGGTATGGGGTTCGATTAGCAAACAGTTAGTGAGCTACAAATGAGGAAGAAAATCAAATGCGATATTCCATATGTTGTTTAGCTCAGATGGGTCCATATGATGCTACATGACTAGACTCTTTGTTTACTTGAAAAAAATAGCAAGTAAATTTAGATCACCTTGTCCAAAATGCTAAAAGTAAGTCGGAAAAAGGGACACCCGGAAAAATATATGTGGTTTGAGGAATAAATCACATCTCTCCTGATCTGCGTAATGTCTACGGTCCCAATACCTGTGAGCTATGCAGAAGTATGTTATAGCATTGGTATAGTTCTTTGGAATGACATCATGGGCAACGATGGTTGATTTCTTGGAAGATCGGAAATGTATAGCCTTCATCCTTTATGTAGAAGACGTTCTGCATTTGTCAAGGTCGTTTTTAACGATCAGCTCCTGATTTATGCAGCATAAATCTGAGCCTGCCACAGCATCTTTAGTTGGAATGACAAGAACAGAAAACTAACGTGGACGCGTTTCTTCTGTTGTTGCAGCTGCTGTGACGCCGTCAGGCCGCACTGAGATTTGTGATCTAGCGTCAGATCCGATAGGCATGGGCCCCTCTCTGGGATCAGCCGAATGCGATGGAGACGGAAGCCAAACTTCAGGGCACCCTGCAGGAAGGGaagcacaggaagaggaagcaaaGGATGGCAGGATGACGCCCAGCCCCGGCCCCGCTGCAGAACTGGCCACAGAGTTCAGCTGCGGCTCTGACGCGAAGGATGGGGAGCTGGAAGGAGCGTCGGTCTGcagacgtggaggaggaggagcatcagAGCTACACCAATATGATGGCGTcttggaggagggggaggggtacAATGGTTTAGATTGCTTCCTGGACCCCAAAGTCCCTGCCGTTTCCGTCATGGACCGTCTGACAGAGATCCATGGCTCAGAAGTCCTCAGCTTCAACTCTGTGCTGGCCGCTCAGGTGGCAGcacgctcacactcactcaTCAACATGGAGGAACAGACATTTggagacgacgaagaggaggaggaggaggaggaggattctgACAGGAAGACCCCTGAGATGGACTAAAAGGAATCCCGTTGCTGTCACTAAAACCCAAGCAGAGACTTTATATATGTCTGTCTTTTAATTACACTGTAACCATCTTTGGTGTTTACGCAGCCGTTTCATCTCCGTCCATGTTACCTTATCCACGATTCTCACTGCTCTTTTGCTGTTGAAACTCAGGTACCAGAACCATTAAAACAAACCTGTGCAGTGTTGAGGTCAAAGGCCAGAGTGACAGTTTACTGTTGACAGCTGCATCATGTTTAGTACACGTCTGCTGCGTACCAACTTAATCAGAAACCAATGATCattgcatttttaaatatgaaGTGATGGGATATCTGGTCATCATCACTCCAGTTTGACTTGATGTGGTGTCATGCTGAGATTCTTTCTTTTCCGCATTCAGACAGAATGTGAAGTGAAATTATCTTTGTGAACAGGCAGCTCATTAACATTGAAAGCctatttagaaaaaaaaagaagaaatgtagCATACTATAATGCTGACTGCATGGACGAGGGTATTGCTGTCCAAAGTTTTTCTTGTGACTGTCAGGGTtaactaaaaacaaaaatccagcAAATTTTCCCTAGATGCATCAAAAAATATAAAGATGTGGTATCGTAATGAAGAAAATCCAGCACCATGACATCACTACTCCAGAGTAATGTAGCCGTATGTGTTTTACTTTTTGGGATTTCAAAGTTGTACTTCAAAAGTGCCGTCACCTCCCCAACAGTGAATTTAGCTCTTTACTTCCTGTCCGAGCACATGTGAAGGTTGAACCCAGCTGACAGACTAAAGGCAAGGTTTTATCTGTGCAAAGAGAGGAAACAAGATGCTATTTAAACTCCCATCATGTTATTTTTATCCAAGTCTTTACTGTCTGACTGGAAACAATGGTTTTCACTGGcaaccacacactcacagtaaCATGTTTTGGAAAGTGATTGTGTCTAGGAAACAATCCCAGCTTCCAGCACAACTTGGTAGaacgatttaaaaaaaaaaaaaaaaggtttaatcaTTAAGAGTTGCGTTGAGTGAATTGCCATGCTGTGAGGTTTAAAATCTCTTACCTGTTGgggtgatttaaaaaaaacaactttttgaTGTGAGGGCAATCTGCGTTTCATTGAATCGTCAGTTTCCAGTTGGCATTTCCATCCCTCTGTTCTTTTATTTCACCATGTCTGCCTCGTCTTGACCCCGTTGCACCCTCTGTCAGGGTGAGGTCAAAACCTCCTGCATTTTATGGTGTGAAATAAAATACTGTTGTGCAAGTGGTGTACCTtgaagtctttttttcccccctcggtACTCACGTTTCAGGGAGAGTGTATATGCAAGAAACAGGTTTGGGGAGTTATCTGATATGTTTTGAGGGATTGTGCATTTGTCTGTGACACGACAGCTGGTGTGTtcttttaaacagtttttttcctttgaagGCTCCACAAGGTTCACCACTGGACTGAAGATGAACTATCTGAGTCCCCTATTTTGACATCAAGATGAGGCTTTGTCTTCTGCGTGGACCCGGAACACAGCAAAATTCGCCTCAATTAGCTTAGAAAATTACTTAAAAATAGTCACACGCAACTCTACTTGTTTTTACGTTAATTATTATAgcgctgccatctagtggtcaataATGTTACGGCCCAGGTTGTTTTGACAAT
This window harbors:
- the vezt gene encoding vezatin isoform X4 gives rise to the protein MRRFWENSPLFQYLHDLGHTDFETCPIASQEEEYIDPEGDLTNPDNNPPKTLGGRFWRLAETLWTWSPIHQAAATRKLGQQLDSVFGQYSVRCILDQDVLLQEDVELIELLDPSLLTLSSSPSGSPGRANALPRPSFIARPSLWDTAGLIGLAAVLLGLYTTAGGLWSLATVPCCLAVLGWVGLRGVMLWRLGSMQRAIHTQATHLQTLVHNGKTLTGLSRKALRLVQETEVISKGFTLLLDRVSAANSFSRAGPGAMPRGQQLMGLRKALYRALRSAFRASRRATCHMLKAFPLNSEIDNVTNYVSAVPLKELGLGLGIEHLSDEQAQELTDDYSLPALKMLFQLWVGQSSECFRRLALLLSPRRIEELDEGEASATPAPLLHRSIFTVIKPLQIALDSCLNEVQRSYDFHRHFETHLRRTGSDRMGRAREKCRELNALHTSIRSLQLHLKALLSEMIILEDDLEKLMVSNEPTELTYEGYQEINERLNQLQPHMQASSGCWEDTINQVGHMLRRANAASGNTEGLQPRGPSVAEIPADPPSYPLILDKDPVPEELEWEAYVSDSDSDGEGRGSWPDMLSPVERERQRREREESRRVLFELKAVLGFRASEGERMKRKQLLFDDQAAVTPSGRTEICDLASDPIGMGPSLGSAECDGDGSQTSGHPAGREAQEEEAKDGRMTPSPGPAAELATEFSCGSDAKDGELEGASVCRRGGGGASELHQYDGVLEEGEGYNGLDCFLDPKVPAVSVMDRLTEIHGSEVLSFNSVLAAQVAARSHSLINMEEQTFGDDEEEEEEEEDSDRKTPEMD
- the vezt gene encoding vezatin isoform X3, with product MTEEFDEDVVFENSPLFQYLHDLGHTDFETCPIASQEEEYIDPEGDLTNPDNNPPKTLGGRFWRLAETLWTWSPIHQAAATRKLGQQLDSVFGQYSVRCILDQDVLLQEDVELIELLDPSLLTLSSSPSGSPGRANALPRPSFIARPSLWDTAGLIGLAAVLLGLYTTAGGLWSLATVPCCLAVLGWVGLRGVMLWRLGSMQRAIHTQATHLQTLVHNGKTLTGLSRKALRLVQETEVISKGFTLVSAANSFSRAGPGAMPRGQQLMGLRKALYRALRSAFRASRRATCHMLKAFPLNSEIDNVTNYVSAVPLKELGLGLGIEHLSDEQAQELTDDYSLPALKMLFQLWVGQSSECFRRLALLLSPRRIEELDEGEASATPAPLLHRSIFTVIKPLQIALDSCLNEVQRSYDFHRHFETHLRRTGSDRMGRAREKCRELNALHTSIRSLQLHLKALLSEMIILEDDLEKLMVSNEPTELTYEGYQEINERLNQLQPHMQASSGCWEDTINQVGHMLRRANAASGNTEGLQPRGPSVAEIPADPPSYPLILDKDPVPEELEWEAYVSDSDSDGEGRGSWPDMLSPVERERQRREREESRRVLFELKAVLGFRASEGERMKRKQLLFDDQAAVTPSGRTEICDLASDPIGMGPSLGSAECDGDGSQTSGHPAGREAQEEEAKDGRMTPSPGPAAELATEFSCGSDAKDGELEGASVCRRGGGGASELHQYDGVLEEGEGYNGLDCFLDPKVPAVSVMDRLTEIHGSEVLSFNSVLAAQVAARSHSLINMEEQTFGDDEEEEEEEEDSDRKTPEMD
- the vezt gene encoding vezatin isoform X1, encoding MTEEFDEDVVFENSPLFQYLHDLGHTDFETCPIASQEEEYIDPEGDLTNPDNNPPKTLGGRFWRLAETLWTWSPIHQAAATRKLGQQLDSVFGQYSVRCILDQDVLLQEDVELIELLDPSLLTLSSSPSGSPGRANALPRPSFIARPSLWDTAGLIGLAAVLLGLYTTAGGLWSLATVPCCLAVLGWVGLRGVMLWRLGSMQRAIHTQATHLQTLVHNGKTLTGLSRKALRLVQETEVISKGFTLLLDRVSAANSFSRAGPGAMPRGQQLMGLRKALYRALRSAFRASRRATCHMLKAFPLNSEIDNVTNYVSAVPLKELGLGLGIEHLSDEQAQELTDDYSLPALKMLFQLWVGQSSECFRRLALLLSPRRIEELDEGEASATPAPLLHRSIFTVIKPLQIALDSCLNEVQRSYDFHRHFETHLRRTGSDRMGRAREKCRELNALHTSIRSLQLHLKALLSEMIILEDDLEKLMVSNEPTELTYEGYQEINERLNQLQPHMQASSGCWEDTINQVGHMLRRANAASGNTEGLQPRGPSVAEIPADPPSYPLILDKDPVPEELEWEAYVSDSDSDGEGRGSWPDMLSPVERERQRREREESRRVLFELKAVLGFRASEGERMKRKQLLFDDQAAVTPSGRTEICDLASDPIGMGPSLGSAECDGDGSQTSGHPAGREAQEEEAKDGRMTPSPGPAAELATEFSCGSDAKDGELEGASVCRRGGGGASELHQYDGVLEEGEGYNGLDCFLDPKVPAVSVMDRLTEIHGSEVLSFNSVLAAQVAARSHSLINMEEQTFGDDEEEEEEEEDSDRKTPEMD
- the vezt gene encoding vezatin isoform X5, whose translation is MHNSPLFQYLHDLGHTDFETCPIASQEEEYIDPEGDLTNPDNNPPKTLGGRFWRLAETLWTWSPIHQAAATRKLGQQLDSVFGQYSVRCILDQDVLLQEDVELIELLDPSLLTLSSSPSGSPGRANALPRPSFIARPSLWDTAGLIGLAAVLLGLYTTAGGLWSLATVPCCLAVLGWVGLRGVMLWRLGSMQRAIHTQATHLQTLVHNGKTLTGLSRKALRLVQETEVISKGFTLLLDRVSAANSFSRAGPGAMPRGQQLMGLRKALYRALRSAFRASRRATCHMLKAFPLNSEIDNVTNYVSAVPLKELGLGLGIEHLSDEQAQELTDDYSLPALKMLFQLWVGQSSECFRRLALLLSPRRIEELDEGEASATPAPLLHRSIFTVIKPLQIALDSCLNEVQRSYDFHRHFETHLRRTGSDRMGRAREKCRELNALHTSIRSLQLHLKALLSEMIILEDDLEKLMVSNEPTELTYEGYQEINERLNQLQPHMQASSGCWEDTINQVGHMLRRANAASGNTEGLQPRGPSVAEIPADPPSYPLILDKDPVPEELEWEAYVSDSDSDGEGRGSWPDMLSPVERERQRREREESRRVLFELKAVLGFRASEGERMKRKQLLFDDQAAVTPSGRTEICDLASDPIGMGPSLGSAECDGDGSQTSGHPAGREAQEEEAKDGRMTPSPGPAAELATEFSCGSDAKDGELEGASVCRRGGGGASELHQYDGVLEEGEGYNGLDCFLDPKVPAVSVMDRLTEIHGSEVLSFNSVLAAQVAARSHSLINMEEQTFGDDEEEEEEEEDSDRKTPEMD
- the vezt gene encoding vezatin isoform X2 gives rise to the protein MTEEFDEDVVFENSPLFQYLHDLGHTDFETCPIASQEEEYIDPEGDLTNPDNNPPKTLGGRFWRLAETLWTWSPIHQAAATRKLGQQLDSVFGQYSVRCILDQDVLLQEDVELIELLDPSLLTLSSSPSGSPGRANALPRPSFIARPSLWDTAGLIGLAAVLLGLYTTAGGLWSLATVPCCLAVLGWVGLRGVMLWRLGSMQRAIHTQATHLQTLVHNGKTLTGLSRKALRLVQETEVISKGFTLLLDRVSAANSFSRAGPGAMPRGQQLMGLRKALYRALRSAFRASRRATCHMLPTFPLNSEIDNVTNYVSAVPLKELGLGLGIEHLSDEQAQELTDDYSLPALKMLFQLWVGQSSECFRRLALLLSPRRIEELDEGEASATPAPLLHRSIFTVIKPLQIALDSCLNEVQRSYDFHRHFETHLRRTGSDRMGRAREKCRELNALHTSIRSLQLHLKALLSEMIILEDDLEKLMVSNEPTELTYEGYQEINERLNQLQPHMQASSGCWEDTINQVGHMLRRANAASGNTEGLQPRGPSVAEIPADPPSYPLILDKDPVPEELEWEAYVSDSDSDGEGRGSWPDMLSPVERERQRREREESRRVLFELKAVLGFRASEGERMKRKQLLFDDQAAVTPSGRTEICDLASDPIGMGPSLGSAECDGDGSQTSGHPAGREAQEEEAKDGRMTPSPGPAAELATEFSCGSDAKDGELEGASVCRRGGGGASELHQYDGVLEEGEGYNGLDCFLDPKVPAVSVMDRLTEIHGSEVLSFNSVLAAQVAARSHSLINMEEQTFGDDEEEEEEEEDSDRKTPEMD